Proteins from a genomic interval of Pseudomonas sp. RC10:
- a CDS encoding class I SAM-dependent methyltransferase yields MSSLNQALSVALDNRQALLAELHAHGTDCYRLFHGSQEGASGLTIDRYGPQLLVQSFHNSLDRETLLAAHATINARLGLDLMLVYNDRSHGNSRIDRTDAVYKADDAALNDLIGHEWGLKYRVRGRHAGQDPLLFLDLRNTRGWVQAHAKGKSVLNLFAYTCGVGLSAAAGGAREVCNLDFAEGNLAVGRENGHLNPQLPEMQFIQSDYFPAIRQLAGLPIASRRGQKLPSYVRLEQRQFDLVLLDPPAWAKSAFGTVDLLRDYQSLLKPALLTTAENGVLICCNNLAKVSMEEWREQVLRCANKLGRPVRDWQVMMPGVDFPSMDQQPPLKTLILQL; encoded by the coding sequence ATGTCTTCCTTGAATCAGGCGCTCAGCGTCGCCCTCGACAACCGTCAAGCCCTGCTCGCCGAGCTGCATGCTCATGGCACCGACTGCTATCGCCTGTTCCATGGCAGCCAGGAAGGCGCGAGCGGACTGACCATCGACCGCTACGGCCCGCAGTTGCTGGTGCAGAGCTTTCACAACAGCTTGGACCGCGAGACCTTGCTGGCGGCCCACGCCACGATCAATGCCCGTTTGGGTCTGGACTTGATGCTGGTCTACAACGACCGCTCCCACGGCAACTCGCGGATTGATCGCACAGACGCTGTCTATAAAGCCGACGACGCCGCGCTGAACGATCTGATCGGCCACGAATGGGGGCTGAAATATCGAGTGCGTGGCCGTCATGCCGGTCAGGACCCTCTGCTTTTTCTCGACCTGCGCAACACCCGCGGCTGGGTCCAGGCTCACGCCAAGGGTAAAAGCGTACTGAACCTGTTCGCTTACACCTGCGGCGTCGGCTTGAGCGCAGCAGCGGGCGGCGCGCGGGAGGTCTGCAATCTGGACTTCGCCGAAGGCAACCTCGCCGTCGGTCGCGAGAACGGCCATTTGAACCCGCAATTGCCAGAAATGCAGTTCATCCAGTCCGACTATTTCCCGGCCATTCGCCAACTGGCGGGCCTGCCGATTGCCTCCCGTCGTGGCCAGAAACTCCCTAGCTACGTGCGCCTGGAACAGCGTCAATTCGACCTCGTACTGCTCGATCCGCCTGCGTGGGCGAAAAGCGCCTTCGGTACCGTCGACTTGCTGCGCGACTATCAAAGCCTGCTCAAACCTGCCCTGCTGACCACCGCTGAAAACGGCGTGCTGATCTGCTGCAATAATCTGGCAAAGGTCAGCATGGAAGAATGGCGCGAACAGGTGCTGCGCTGCGCCAACAAGCTCGGTCGGCCTGTTCGCGACTGGCAGGTGATGATGCCCGGCGTCGATTTTCCGTCGATGGATCAGCAGCCCCCACTCAAGACCTTGATCTTGCAGCTTTGA